Genomic segment of Synechococcus sp. A15-28:
CAGGCTCAACAGCCGATCGTGCTCGCCGAGGGGGCCCACCTTTAAGGCCAACCCCACCAGGGTACGTTCAGCCATTCAGGCGATCGGTCGCCGCAGGGCTTGCAGCAGTTCGGGGGCGCTGCTGGTGCCGAGCAGAGCGGCACCGGCCTCGAGCAGTTCCAGGGCCAGCTCGGGTTGATGAATCCCACCGGCGGCCTTGATGGCGCAGCGGCCGCGGCACAACCCGGAGAGAACAGCGATATCTGCCGCTTGGCAGGGAGGACCGAAGCCATTGCCGCTCTGCACCCCTGTGGCGCCGGCATCGATGGAGGCTTCCACAGCGGTCGCCAGGAGCTCCTCCGGCAACCGGGCCATGTCCAGCACCACCCGCACCGGCAGTCCCAGGCCGGTGATGGCCGCTAGATCCTCGGCAAATCCGCCGCTGTCCCCCGTTACCAAGGCACTGAAATCCGGAACCACGTCCAGTTCATCGGCGCCATGGGCCGCAGCCCATGTCGCTTCCGCCAACCGCAGTTGCGCAGGGAGAGCACCAAAGGGGAAGCCGATGGCGGCGATCAGCTGCGGTCCTCCCTGGCCCCCCAGCCGCTCCCGCAACACGGGAAGCTGTCGCAGGCTGGTGCAGATCGCCCGCACGCGTTCCTGCCGCCCCGCATCGCAGCGTTCGTGCAGCTGCTCCACGGTGAGCAGGGGATCCAGCACCGCCTGGTCCAGACAGGAAGGCAGGTCGGATTGATCCTGCCGTGGGTCAGCCATGGATGCCGGTGACGTCAGCCTCGAGCCTGAATCACGCCGTAGCCGCCATGGTTGCGGCGGTAGATCACCTGGAGTTGATCGCTGTCCTTGTCGCGGAACAGGTAGAAGTCGTGGTCGATCAGGTCCAGTTGGCGCCGGGCCTCATCCAGGCTCATCGGCGGCATGGCGAAGTACTTGCGACGCACACCGGGGTCGGGCAGCTCAGCTTCACGGCCCTGCAACAGCGACCCTTCCACCTGGCTGTCGTCGGCGACGGCCTCCGTGGTGGGGGTGGTGCTGGCGCTGTGGCCGTGGTGGTGATCGCTGTGACGCTCCTTCCAGCGCCGCAGTTGACGCGCCAGCTTGCCGGCCGCCAGGTCGATGCTGGCGTAAAGGTTTTCGCTGCGTTCCTGGGCCCGGATCACGGTGCCATTGGCAAACACCGTGACCTCAGCGGTCTGTTGCGGAACCCTGGGATTGCGGGCGACAGAAAGATGCACGTCCGCCTCGCGGACGGCATCGCCGAAATGGTGGGTGGCCCGTTCGAGTTTGGTCTGGGTGTAATCCCTCAGGGCCGGCGTGATCTCGAGGTTGCGACCATGGATCAGCAATTTCATGCCTCGCTCCTGTGCCGGTTGATATCGGCAAACTAGTTACGCCTGTCGATTCGGCACACCCCGGCTCCGCAATTCTTGTTGAGCCCACCCAGCCGCTGCCCTTCCAGCGGGCCTGGACCGACCAACGCCAATGGCAGCAGCGTCTTCTGGAGAATCCAGAGCTGCCGGAGGCGGTGTGGTTGCTGCAGCACGAGGCCTGCTACACCCTGGGCCGCGGTGCCAGCAGCGACCATCTGCATTTCCCGCAGGATCACCCTCCCGCGCCGGTGCATCGAATCGACCGTGGTGGTGAGGTGACCCATCACCTGCCTGGCCAGTTGGTGGCCTATCCCGTCCTGGATCTGCGGCGCCGTCAGCCCGACCTGCACTGGTACCTGCGCCAGTTGGAGCAGGTGTTGATCGATGTCCTGGCGCAGCTCGACCTGCAGGGGGAGCGCCTGCCGGGTCTGACGGGCCTCTGGCTGGACAACCGCAAGGTGGCGGCCATTGGTGTGGGCTGTCGCCGCTGGATCACCCAGCACGGCCTGGCCCTGAACATCGATTGCGATCTGGCGGGCTTTGATCAGGTCACCCCCTGTGGCCTGACAGGTCGGGCGGTGGGACGCCTGGCGGACTGGATCCCGGGGTTGAGCCTCGCTGAGGTGCAGCCGCTGCTGCGGGATGCCCTGGCTTCCCGCTTCCACCTGGCCTGGTGCGATGAAGCGTGATAGGCAAGTGCCATTGGATGCAGGTGTTGGATGACCGCCAGCTGGACGCCCTCGGCCTGTGAACAGGAGGCCCTGCAGAGCCATGGCCACATTCAGGGGCTGGAGCGGGTGGATGCGGTCTGGCCCTGGCTGGCGGCAGAACACGGGACCATCACGGCCGTCGATGCCCCCCACGCCGCCCATCCCGAGCGCTTCAGCTTCGCCGAACTGGAGCAGAGGATTGCCACGGCGGCGGCGGCTTTCCGACGCCAGGGGGTGCAGCCGGGAGATGTGGTGGCCCTGTTTGCGGAGAACAGTCCCCGCTGGCTGGTGGCAGACCAGGGTCTGATGCGTTGCGGGGCCGCCGATGCGGTGCGCGGCGCCTCGGCTCCTGTCGAGGAACTTCGCTACATCCTCGAGGACTGCAACGCCACAGCCCTGGTGGTGCAGAACGCGGATCTATGGCGCCGCCTGGATCTGACGGCGTCGCAGCGCCAGCGTCTCCGACTGGTCCTGCAGTTGGAGGGGGAGCCGGCAGAGGGCGTTCTCGGCTGGGAGGCCTTTCTCGCGTCCGGTGCCGGGCAGCAGACGGTGACCGCGTCAAGGGATCGCAGGGCCATCGCCACTGTTCTCTACACCTCCGGCACCACCGGTCAGCCCAAGGGTGTTCCCCTCACCCACGCCAATCTCCTGCATCAGATGCAGTCTCTGGCCTGTGTGGCCCACCCCAAGCCCGGTTCCCCGGTGCTGAGCGTGCTGCCGATCTGGCACGCCTACGAGCGCAGTGCCAGCTATTACTTCCTGTCCTGTGCCTGCACGCAGACCTACACCACGATCAAGCAGCTGAAGAAGGACCTGCCGCGAGTCAAACCGATCGCTATGGCCACCGTGCCGCGGTTGTGGGAGTCGGTGCAGGCCGGTTTCGAGGATGTGCTGAAAACCTTCCCTGCCTCCCGTCAGCGTCTGCTTCGGGCCGCTCTGGCCAACAGCGCGGCCCAGCGCAAGGCTCTGCGGACGGCTCGGAATCTGCTGCTCCAACAGGTGAGCCTGAGCGGCCGCATCACGGCTGCAGCCACTGCAGTTCTGCGCTGGCCCCTGCATGCCCTGGCGTCAGCGCTGATCTGGCCGAAGCTGCGGCTGCAGCTCAGTGGCGGCCAGCTGGCCTACCCCATCAGCGGTGGTGGTGCCATTGCGCCCCATATCGACGCTTTCTTCGAGGCGGTGGGGATCGAGCTGCTGGTGGGCTATGGCCTGACGGAAACCAGTCCGGTGGTGAGCTGCCGCAGGCCCTGGCGCAACATCCGCGGCAGTTCTGGGCTGCCGATGCCGGACACGGAGTTCCGCATCGTGGATTCTGAATCGGGGGTGGCCCTCGGTTTCCGCGAACAGGGTCGGGTGCTCGTGCGTGGCCCCCAGGTGATGGGGGGGTACCTGGGCAAGCCTGAGGCGAGTTCCAAGGTGCTCAGCGCCGACGGTTGGTTCGATACCGGCGATCTGGGCATGCTGCTGCCCGACGGGTCGGTGGCGCTGACAGGCCGTGCCAAGGACACCATTGTGTTGAGCAGTGGGGAGAACATCGAACCGGGCCCCCTGGAGGAGGCCCTGGTGGCCAGTCCATTGATCGAGCAGGTGATGCTGGTGGGGCAGGACGAACGTCAGCTCGGAGCGTTGCTGGTTCCGCGGGTGGAACCGATCCGAGCCTGGGCCATGGGACAGGGCTTTGCCGTGGCGGAGGACCTTGGAGGACGACCGGGTGAGCCCGCGTTGCTGAACCTGCTCATGCGGGAGTGCAACCGCATGCTGCGGCTGCGGCCCGGGGCCCGTGGAGACGAGCGTTTGTGCGGTGTTGGCCTGGTGGAGCCGTTCAGCATCGACAACGGCCTGCTGACCCAGACCTTGAAACAGCGGCGGGACCGCATCGGCCGCCGCGACGCGGCGGTGATTCAGTGGATCTATGGGCGTTGAACCACGTTCGGTTCCCCGGTGATTGACCCCAGCGGTCTGGACTGAGACGCTGGCTGCCACTTTCA
This window contains:
- a CDS encoding AMP-binding protein; protein product: MTASWTPSACEQEALQSHGHIQGLERVDAVWPWLAAEHGTITAVDAPHAAHPERFSFAELEQRIATAAAAFRRQGVQPGDVVALFAENSPRWLVADQGLMRCGAADAVRGASAPVEELRYILEDCNATALVVQNADLWRRLDLTASQRQRLRLVLQLEGEPAEGVLGWEAFLASGAGQQTVTASRDRRAIATVLYTSGTTGQPKGVPLTHANLLHQMQSLACVAHPKPGSPVLSVLPIWHAYERSASYYFLSCACTQTYTTIKQLKKDLPRVKPIAMATVPRLWESVQAGFEDVLKTFPASRQRLLRAALANSAAQRKALRTARNLLLQQVSLSGRITAAATAVLRWPLHALASALIWPKLRLQLSGGQLAYPISGGGAIAPHIDAFFEAVGIELLVGYGLTETSPVVSCRRPWRNIRGSSGLPMPDTEFRIVDSESGVALGFREQGRVLVRGPQVMGGYLGKPEASSKVLSADGWFDTGDLGMLLPDGSVALTGRAKDTIVLSSGENIEPGPLEEALVASPLIEQVMLVGQDERQLGALLVPRVEPIRAWAMGQGFAVAEDLGGRPGEPALLNLLMRECNRMLRLRPGARGDERLCGVGLVEPFSIDNGLLTQTLKQRRDRIGRRDAAVIQWIYGR
- the raiA gene encoding ribosome-associated translation inhibitor RaiA gives rise to the protein MKLLIHGRNLEITPALRDYTQTKLERATHHFGDAVREADVHLSVARNPRVPQQTAEVTVFANGTVIRAQERSENLYASIDLAAGKLARQLRRWKERHSDHHHGHSASTTPTTEAVADDSQVEGSLLQGREAELPDPGVRRKYFAMPPMSLDEARRQLDLIDHDFYLFRDKDSDQLQVIYRRNHGGYGVIQARG
- a CDS encoding deoxyribose-phosphate aldolase; the protein is MADPRQDQSDLPSCLDQAVLDPLLTVEQLHERCDAGRQERVRAICTSLRQLPVLRERLGGQGGPQLIAAIGFPFGALPAQLRLAEATWAAAHGADELDVVPDFSALVTGDSGGFAEDLAAITGLGLPVRVVLDMARLPEELLATAVEASIDAGATGVQSGNGFGPPCQAADIAVLSGLCRGRCAIKAAGGIHQPELALELLEAGAALLGTSSAPELLQALRRPIA
- the lipB gene encoding lipoyl(octanoyl) transferase LipB, which encodes MPVDIGKLVTPVDSAHPGSAILVEPTQPLPFQRAWTDQRQWQQRLLENPELPEAVWLLQHEACYTLGRGASSDHLHFPQDHPPAPVHRIDRGGEVTHHLPGQLVAYPVLDLRRRQPDLHWYLRQLEQVLIDVLAQLDLQGERLPGLTGLWLDNRKVAAIGVGCRRWITQHGLALNIDCDLAGFDQVTPCGLTGRAVGRLADWIPGLSLAEVQPLLRDALASRFHLAWCDEA